A region of Argentina anserina chromosome 5, drPotAnse1.1, whole genome shotgun sequence DNA encodes the following proteins:
- the LOC126796039 gene encoding pentatricopeptide repeat-containing protein At1g66345, mitochondrial, translating into MGSLLRRVAHSLVSLKPINPTAQLMHTNSVPNNVVRAICDSFKSGWSWDALTSKFDSVKVDAKLVESVLLELKEPNDAKRALGFFHWVSKRKEFDHGVWSYSITIHILVRAKMVMDARALIESVLKKNDGDSLKFSVVDSLLGSYEVTASNPFVFDLLVQSYAKMRMFETGFDVCCYLRERGMPLSLISYNTLLRVVEKSEGNALVWKIYEHMVEMRSYPNEETVRILIDALCKEGELRKYADMLDRIHGRKCSPSVIVNSSLVFRILEEGRVEEGMVLLKRMLQKNMVLDTIAYSLIVYAKVKIGDLGSALQVYEEMLKRGFRANPFVYTLFIEAHCKAGRIDEARSMMDDMENMDLKAYDESYNFLIEGCAKAGRVEESVSYLKQMMERRFIPRLGAFNELVGKLSEIGDADQANALLTILLDKGFPPNDDTYSLLIDGYMRNGENDEVLKLYYEMESKSLSPGISVFTSLIKSFFQCGKSEEAKTYFRIMKDRSLAPGLSTYETFIANLCKQGNKEQG; encoded by the coding sequence ATGGGTTCTTTGCTGCGTCGAGTTGCACACTCTTTAGTATCCTTAAAACCCATCAATCCGACAGCTCAGCTCATGCATACAAACTCAGTTCCCAACAACGTTGTCAGAGCCATCTGTGATTCCTTCAAATCCGGTTGGAGTTGGGATGCTCTGACTTCAAAGTTTGATTCTGTAAAAGTAGATGCAAAACTTGTTGAGAGTGTATTGTTAGAATTGAAGGAGCCAAATGATGCAAAACGTGCTCTTGGTTTCTTTCATTGGGTATCAAAAAGGAAGGAGTTTGATCATGGGGTCTGGTCCTACTCCATCACCATTCACATTTTGGTGAGAGCCAAGATGGTGATGGATGCTAGAGCTTTGATTGAATCGGTTTTGAAGAAGAATGATGGAGATTCTTTGAAGTTCTCGGTTGTGGATTCGTTACTGGGTAGTTATGAGGTTACTGCTTCAAACCCTTTTGTATTTGATTTGCTGGTGCAGAGTTATGCTAAGATGAGAATGTTTGAGACTGGTTTTGATGTTTGTTGCTATCTGAGGGAGCGTGGGATGCCTTTAAGTCTTATAAGTTACAACACTTTGCTTCGTGTTGTGGAGAAATCGGAGGGGAATGCtctggtttggaagatttatGAGCATATGGTGGAAATGAGGAGTTATCCGAATGAAGAGACGGTTAGAATCTTGATTGATGCTTTGTGCAAGGAAGGGGAGTTGCGGAAGTATGCTGACATGTTGGACAGGATTCATGGAAGGAAGTGTTCTCCTTCTGTGATTGTGAATTCGAGTTTGGTGTTTAGGATTTTGGAGGAGGgtagagttgaagaaggaatgGTGTTATTGAAGAGAATGTTGCAAAAGAATATGGTCCTTGATACAATTGCTTACTCATTGATTGTTTATGCTAAAGTTAAAATAGGAGATTTGGGGTCTGCACTGCAGGTGTATGAAGAAATGCTTAAGAGAGGTTTTCGTGCAAACCCTTTTGTCTATACCTTGTTCATTGAGGCTCATTGTAAAGCGGGACGGATTGATGAAGCAAGATCAATGATGGATGATATGGAAAATATGGATTTGAAGGCATATGATGAGAGCTATAATTTTCTTATTGAGGGATGTGCTAAAGCTGGTAGAGTGGAAGAAAGTGTGAGTTACTTGAAGCAGATGATGGAGCGCAGGTTCATCCCCAGACTTGGGGCTTTCAATGAGTTGGTTGGAAAGCTATCTGAAATTGGGGATGCCGACCAAGCTAATGCGTTGTTAACTATACTGTTAGATAAAGGGTTCCCACCGAATGACGATACGTACTCTCTTCTGATTGACGGGTATATGAGAAATGGGGAGAATGATGAAGTTCTCAAGCTCTATTATGAGATGGAGTCCAAGTCACTTTCTCCTGGAATATCGGTTTTTACATCCTTGATAAAGAGCTTTTTCCAATGCGGAAAATCAGAGGAAGCAAAAACGTATTTCAGAATCATGAAAGACCGATCATTAGCCCCAGGGTTATCTACATATGAGACATTCATTGCAAACCTCTGTAAACAGGGAAATAAAGAACAGGGCTGA